Proteins from a genomic interval of Polaribacter sp. Q13:
- a CDS encoding oligosaccharide flippase family protein — protein MFRGTIIAQIIAVIGTVFLAKMYGEEAYGFFGVFISIVGIVSIITTLQLDKCIIIAKDKNESINWYNFLLILIPFLSIFIILILLLTSNYFFEEKLSIHIIFISIVGALLFAYNLVNESFFTFKKEFSTISNARVFFTISNVALQMLLYSFYNLLGLIIGFLISQLLLLVYYLFRNKSEFSIPNFRKIRKGINSNASIVKYLLPSNTINGLATNLMPILILSFFGAKEAGVYFFSIKILGTPLSLISTSISQVFFQKSSELFKENKNELYKLTKRIVRTNLIIMFGFLVLINTIGLYILELYLGEKWLNLKTYTLILSILIFARASFNPISSLIVVLNKNLESLIFNSYLFVINIIAIYVGYFYSDITITIIILAIFGGIGYLVLLAYFLNHLKQLVKNNV, from the coding sequence ATGTTTAGAGGAACTATAATTGCACAAATTATAGCGGTTATTGGAACAGTTTTTCTAGCAAAAATGTATGGAGAAGAAGCCTATGGATTTTTTGGCGTTTTTATAAGTATTGTTGGTATTGTATCTATAATTACAACATTACAATTAGATAAATGTATTATTATTGCTAAAGATAAAAACGAAAGTATAAATTGGTATAATTTTTTATTGATTTTAATTCCATTTTTATCAATATTTATCATACTTATTCTACTTCTTACATCAAATTACTTTTTTGAAGAAAAACTTTCTATACATATTATTTTTATATCTATAGTTGGTGCCTTATTGTTTGCATATAACCTCGTTAACGAAAGTTTTTTCACCTTTAAAAAAGAATTTTCGACCATTTCTAATGCAAGGGTTTTTTTTACAATTAGCAATGTAGCCTTACAAATGTTACTTTATAGTTTTTATAATCTATTAGGTTTAATCATTGGTTTTTTAATTTCTCAACTGCTTTTATTAGTTTATTATTTATTCAGAAATAAAAGTGAGTTTTCGATACCAAATTTTAGAAAAATAAGAAAAGGCATCAATTCTAATGCCTCCATTGTAAAATATTTGCTACCTTCTAACACTATTAATGGTTTAGCAACTAATTTAATGCCTATCTTAATCCTTAGTTTCTTCGGAGCAAAAGAAGCAGGAGTTTACTTTTTTAGCATCAAAATTTTAGGAACTCCCTTATCTCTAATTTCTACTTCTATTTCTCAAGTTTTCTTTCAAAAATCTTCTGAACTTTTTAAAGAAAATAAAAATGAATTGTATAAACTTACTAAAAGAATTGTACGTACAAATCTTATTATAATGTTTGGGTTTCTTGTTCTAATAAATACAATTGGACTATACATTTTAGAACTGTATTTAGGAGAGAAATGGCTTAACTTAAAAACTTATACTTTAATTTTATCTATACTTATCTTTGCAAGAGCTTCTTTTAACCCCATAAGTAGTTTAATTGTGGTTTTAAATAAAAATTTAGAAAGTTTAATTTTTAATAGTTATTTGTTTGTAATTAATATAATTGCAATTTATGTTGGATATTTTTATTCAGATATTACCATAACAATTATAATTCTTGCTATTTTTGGTGGAATAGGTTATTTAGTATTACTCGCCTATTTTTTAAATCATTTAAAACAGCTTGTAAAAAATAATGTTTAA
- a CDS encoding YjjG family noncanonical pyrimidine nucleotidase has product MKNIQHVFFDLDHTLWDFEKNSDLAFQKVFTKHSILVSIDSFLTVYKPLNFKYWKLYREEKVTKEELRYGRLKKSFDALNYTISDDLIDEIAINYLEFLPHFNHLFDGTFEILDYLKRKYTLHIITNGFDEVQHKKMMSSNIYHYFDKIITSESVGVKKPNAKVFNYALELANADKSNSVMIGDNLEADIEGAINVGMQAIYCNFENNSFNNNELISVKTLLEIKQYL; this is encoded by the coding sequence ATGAAAAATATACAACACGTCTTTTTCGATTTAGATCACACTTTATGGGATTTCGAAAAAAACTCAGATTTAGCTTTTCAGAAAGTTTTTACCAAACATAGTATTTTGGTAAGTATCGATTCTTTTTTAACTGTTTATAAACCTCTAAATTTTAAATATTGGAAATTATATAGAGAAGAAAAAGTAACTAAAGAAGAGTTAAGATATGGCAGATTAAAAAAAAGTTTTGATGCTTTAAATTATACAATTTCAGATGATTTAATAGATGAAATTGCTATAAATTATTTAGAATTTCTACCTCATTTTAATCATCTTTTTGATGGAACATTTGAGATTTTAGATTATTTAAAAAGAAAGTATACATTACATATTATTACCAATGGTTTTGACGAAGTACAGCATAAGAAAATGATGAGTTCTAATATATATCATTATTTTGATAAAATTATTACTTCAGAATCTGTAGGGGTTAAAAAACCAAATGCAAAAGTGTTTAACTATGCTTTAGAACTTGCAAATGCAGATAAAAGCAATTCAGTTATGATTGGCGATAATTTAGAGGCAGATATAGAAGGAGCTATAAATGTAGGGATGCAAGCTATTTATTGCAATTTTGAGAATAATTCATTTAATAACAATGAGTTAATTTCTGTAAAAACACTTTTAGAAATTAAACAATATCTTTAG
- a CDS encoding replication-associated recombination protein A: MNEPLAERIRPKTLEDYISQQHLVGKTGILTNLIKKGIIPSLILWGPPGIGKTTLANIIATESKRPFYTLSAISSGVKDVREIIEKAKKSGGLFTVKNPILFIDEIHRFSKSQQDSLLGAVEKGWVTLIGATTENPSFEVIPALLSRCQVYILNSFDKNDLIALLHRAMEKDALLSTKKIILKETDALLQVSGGDARKLLNIFELLVSADDEIEITNDLVLAKIQKNTVRYDKTGEQHYDIISAFIKSIRGSDPNAAVYWLARMIEGGEDVKFIARRLLILASEDIGNANPTALILANNTFQAVSVIGHPESRIILSQCAIYLANSAKSNASYMAINEAQSLVQKTGDLSIPLHLRNAPTKLMKDLDYGKEYKYSHNYPNNFIEQQFLPDAIAGTKLYEPGKNARENQFRETLKNRWKDSYKY; the protein is encoded by the coding sequence ATGAATGAACCTTTGGCAGAAAGAATTAGACCCAAAACTCTTGAAGACTATATCAGTCAGCAACATTTAGTAGGTAAAACGGGTATTTTAACCAACTTAATAAAAAAAGGAATTATTCCTTCGTTAATTTTATGGGGACCTCCTGGAATTGGAAAAACAACACTTGCCAATATTATTGCTACAGAATCTAAACGTCCATTTTATACTTTAAGTGCTATTAGTTCTGGTGTAAAAGATGTAAGAGAAATAATAGAAAAGGCTAAAAAAAGCGGCGGTTTATTCACTGTTAAAAATCCGATTCTTTTTATTGATGAAATTCATAGATTTAGTAAATCTCAACAAGACTCTCTTTTAGGAGCTGTAGAAAAAGGTTGGGTAACCTTAATTGGTGCTACTACAGAAAACCCTAGTTTCGAGGTGATTCCCGCCCTACTCTCTCGTTGTCAGGTTTATATTCTAAATTCTTTTGATAAAAACGATCTCATTGCTCTTTTGCATAGAGCAATGGAAAAAGATGCCCTTTTATCAACCAAAAAAATAATTTTAAAGGAAACGGATGCATTATTACAAGTTTCTGGAGGAGATGCCAGAAAGCTTTTAAATATTTTCGAATTATTAGTTTCTGCTGATGATGAAATTGAAATAACTAACGATTTAGTGCTAGCAAAAATCCAGAAAAATACCGTTAGGTACGATAAAACGGGTGAGCAACATTATGATATTATTTCTGCTTTTATAAAATCTATACGAGGTAGTGACCCAAATGCCGCTGTTTATTGGTTGGCTAGAATGATTGAAGGTGGTGAAGATGTAAAATTTATTGCTAGAAGGCTATTAATTTTAGCTTCGGAAGATATTGGTAATGCCAACCCAACTGCATTAATTTTAGCAAATAATACTTTTCAAGCAGTTTCTGTTATTGGTCATCCAGAATCTAGAATTATATTAAGTCAATGTGCCATTTATTTAGCAAATTCCGCTAAAAGTAATGCTTCTTATATGGCCATTAATGAAGCGCAAAGTTTGGTTCAAAAAACAGGAGATTTATCTATTCCACTTCATTTAAGAAATGCTCCTACTAAATTAATGAAAGATTTAGATTATGGTAAAGAATATAAATATTCGCACAACTACCCAAATAACTTTATAGAACAACAATTTTTACCCGATGCAATAGCTGGAACAAAATTGTATGAACCAGGCAAAAACGCAAGAGAAAATCAATTTAGAGAAACCTTAAAGAATAGATGGAAAGACAGTTATAAATATTAA
- a CDS encoding rhomboid family intramembrane serine protease, with translation MKEQNQLKISKSIFLIPVAYIVTIWFIYWIEIQFDLNFNKYGVYPRTLVGFRGVFLTHFIHSNVSYLFNNSIPLFVLLSSLFYFYKDVAYKVLLLGGFFTGFLTWCIARESYHIGASGIVYLLFSFVFFSGIIKRHYRLVALSLIIIFLYGSMIWYVFPIKEGISWEGHLSGFLVGVIFAILYRHKGIVKEDHQFTETEFDTLFDEHGNFAPPRIEEELGDERIEDNL, from the coding sequence ATGAAAGAACAGAATCAATTAAAAATATCTAAATCAATTTTCTTAATTCCGGTTGCATACATTGTAACAATTTGGTTTATTTATTGGATTGAAATTCAATTTGATTTAAATTTTAATAAATACGGAGTTTATCCAAGGACTTTGGTGGGGTTTAGAGGTGTTTTCCTAACACATTTTATACATAGCAATGTTAGTTACCTTTTTAATAATTCTATTCCTTTATTTGTACTTTTAAGTAGTCTTTTTTATTTTTATAAAGATGTAGCGTATAAAGTATTACTTCTTGGTGGTTTTTTTACAGGTTTTCTAACTTGGTGTATTGCTAGAGAATCGTATCATATTGGAGCAAGTGGAATTGTATACCTCCTTTTTAGTTTTGTTTTTTTTAGTGGAATTATTAAAAGACACTATAGATTGGTGGCCTTATCTTTAATAATTATATTTCTTTACGGAAGCATGATTTGGTATGTGTTTCCTATAAAAGAAGGTATTTCTTGGGAAGGGCATCTATCTGGTTTTCTAGTAGGTGTTATTTTTGCAATTCTTTATAGACATAAGGGAATTGTAAAAGAAGATCATCAATTTACAGAAACAGAATTTGATACTTTGTTTGATGAACATGGTAATTTTGCTCCGCCAAGAATAGAGGAGGAGTTAGGTGATGAAAGAATTGAGGATAATTTATAG
- the rlmB gene encoding 23S rRNA (guanosine(2251)-2'-O)-methyltransferase RlmB produces the protein MTTETTPTTNIFGIRAIIEAIESGSSINKIYLQKGLRGELFYELNTLIKTNNLTTSMVPVEKLDRLSKNSNHQGAVAQISPVEFYDLEELIEKTVEEGKTPLFLLLDQVSDVRNFGAIIRTAECSGVNGIVIQKNGSAPVNAETIKTSAGAAFKIPICKVDHIKDAIFLLQASEIKTVAATEKTEDSIYDVDFKQPMAIIMGSEHRGVNPSILKMVDYKAKLPLLGEIASLNVSVACGVFLYETVRQRIAVSS, from the coding sequence ATGACAACAGAAACTACACCAACTACCAATATTTTTGGTATTAGAGCCATAATTGAAGCCATAGAAAGTGGTTCTTCAATTAATAAAATATACTTACAAAAAGGACTAAGAGGAGAATTGTTTTACGAACTGAATACGTTAATTAAAACAAACAACCTTACTACAAGTATGGTTCCTGTAGAAAAATTAGACAGATTATCTAAAAACAGTAATCATCAAGGTGCTGTTGCTCAAATATCTCCAGTAGAGTTTTACGATTTAGAAGAATTGATTGAAAAAACTGTAGAAGAAGGAAAAACTCCTTTGTTTTTATTATTAGATCAAGTATCTGATGTACGTAATTTTGGTGCCATTATTAGAACGGCAGAATGTTCTGGAGTTAATGGAATTGTTATTCAGAAAAACGGAAGTGCTCCCGTAAATGCTGAAACCATAAAAACCTCAGCAGGTGCCGCTTTTAAAATTCCTATTTGTAAAGTAGACCACATTAAAGATGCAATATTTTTATTACAAGCATCAGAAATTAAAACAGTTGCTGCCACTGAAAAAACTGAAGATTCTATATATGATGTTGATTTTAAACAACCCATGGCAATTATTATGGGATCTGAACATAGAGGAGTAAATCCTTCCATCTTAAAAATGGTAGATTATAAAGCAAAATTACCTTTGCTAGGTGAAATAGCTTCTTTAAATGTGTCTGTAGCTTGCGGTGTTTTCTTATATGAAACGGTTAGACAAAGAATAGCAGTTAGCAGTTAG
- a CDS encoding lipid-binding protein: MKKNIIKTLLLAVVMTLSSCNEDIEIWDSNTLDYSGTYFWELYNEDMTSNLVAYDHDVQLLIYNTAENISNEVWMEDTDGIFPFKSKFSLEGTSSAFESKSTTFADLDNNVLAITNPSTKPTALGQEVIEDRDYIRNTILEGKILPDAATTVSGNPVDSLYIKIKLYSGTVKFTSKAVPVELRADPEVEEFAWEYNSVTYDNSKDETYVISGHRKTGFAADDH; encoded by the coding sequence ATGAAAAAAAATATAATAAAAACATTATTGCTAGCCGTAGTAATGACACTATCCTCTTGTAATGAAGATATTGAGATTTGGGATAGCAATACACTAGATTATTCTGGTACTTATTTTTGGGAATTATATAACGAAGATATGACTAGTAATTTGGTTGCGTACGATCATGATGTACAACTTTTAATATATAATACTGCAGAAAATATTTCTAATGAAGTATGGATGGAGGATACAGATGGTATATTTCCTTTTAAAAGTAAATTCTCATTAGAAGGTACATCATCAGCATTTGAATCTAAAAGTACTACTTTTGCTGATTTGGATAATAATGTTCTTGCAATTACTAACCCTAGTACTAAGCCTACAGCATTAGGGCAAGAAGTAATAGAAGATAGAGATTACATTAGAAATACTATTCTAGAAGGTAAAATCCTACCAGATGCAGCCACTACCGTAAGTGGTAACCCTGTAGATAGTTTATATATTAAAATTAAACTATACAGTGGTACTGTAAAATTTACGAGTAAAGCTGTGCCTGTTGAGTTAAGAGCTGACCCAGAAGTAGAAGAATTTGCTTGGGAATATAACAGTGTAACTTATGATAATTCAAAAGATGAAACATATGTGATATCTGGTCATAGAAAAACTGGATTTGCAGCTGATGATCATTAA
- a CDS encoding BT_2262 family domain-containing protein → MKKIFNLILTILITTSFISCEDSDSSDNLSRITSYVDLELNGPSIEVIRLNDTYNEQGAIGLEDGEEVDVMIDGNVDTSTLGAYTVSYSALNQDGFEKRVTRTVVVAPTNTSTINLEGVYNGERDGKTHYNEACVITKLSEGVFLASDFFAGHYEKTAGYGPAYAYKLIFLLNLDNTITLLDAQTKPFGVIWSLTNTAYSVTENKLNFKVNNSPTFGFTVTLTKN, encoded by the coding sequence ATGAAAAAAATATTTAATTTAATACTTACTATATTAATAACTACAAGTTTTATTTCTTGTGAAGACAGTGATAGTTCAGACAATCTATCTAGAATTACCTCATATGTTGATTTAGAATTAAACGGACCATCAATTGAAGTTATAAGATTAAATGATACTTATAATGAACAAGGAGCTATAGGTTTAGAAGATGGTGAAGAAGTAGACGTTATGATTGATGGAAATGTTGATACATCTACACTTGGAGCATATACAGTAAGTTACTCTGCTTTAAACCAGGATGGTTTTGAAAAAAGAGTTACAAGAACAGTTGTAGTAGCACCTACAAATACGTCAACCATTAATTTAGAAGGTGTTTATAATGGAGAACGAGATGGAAAAACTCATTATAACGAGGCTTGTGTAATAACAAAACTTTCTGAAGGTGTATTTTTAGCTTCAGACTTTTTTGCTGGGCATTATGAAAAAACAGCTGGTTATGGCCCTGCATATGCTTATAAACTAATTTTTCTTTTAAACCTAGACAACACTATTACATTATTGGATGCACAAACAAAACCATTTGGAGTAATTTGGAGTTTAACAAATACAGCCTATTCTGTAACTGAAAACAAACTTAACTTTAAGGTAAATAACTCGCCAACATTTGGCTTTACTGTAACTTTAACAAAAAACTAA
- a CDS encoding SusD/RagB family nutrient-binding outer membrane lipoprotein: MKKYITILILTLVITTSCNNYLDVNTDPDTVAAEQITDPRAILPAAELNLANTIMGWEFGFNGAFYSEYWTAAYTHAQFKSACQYEPVSMSTAYLNLTGGVLTDLKKIDQLSSVNEEYKGYAYIAEALSIYTWQIMTDVWGDIPYTEAIKGDEGIYSPKFDDGKSIYTDLLVRINKLSAVNVSDYSISKNSSDFIFDGDFGQWKLFVNSLKLKLMMRTSETDLYNNADMVNFVASNSFLEESAKISGDVWSDGQEGKRHPMREFEEGEAAYVSKATIACRTFTDYLSSKNDEREKTLFTDVDGAYVGAYFGDFNSKKDSNSNGTDDDKEEYSIPKFEADTDIILLSNWEVSFFIAEINARNSNEAAAKLSYEKGVQQSYTQHKITTPVPTDLDWKTGKTIEENIEQIAMQKWVANAKYQHIESFLERNRTRYPALDKVDIKADRNAVNIAFPIGKLTLSVAGRVLLNDKLPESATYPASILTRNVNAPSQKANMAEKVWWNKKSND, translated from the coding sequence ATGAAAAAATATATAACAATACTAATATTAACTTTGGTTATTACTACCAGCTGTAATAATTATTTGGACGTGAATACGGATCCAGATACCGTAGCAGCTGAACAGATTACTGACCCTAGAGCTATTCTACCTGCAGCTGAATTAAACTTAGCAAATACAATAATGGGATGGGAATTTGGGTTTAATGGAGCCTTCTATTCTGAATATTGGACAGCAGCTTATACTCACGCACAATTTAAATCTGCTTGCCAGTATGAGCCAGTAAGTATGTCTACTGCATATTTAAATTTAACAGGAGGCGTATTAACAGATTTAAAAAAGATAGACCAACTTTCATCAGTAAATGAAGAATATAAAGGATACGCTTATATCGCAGAAGCATTGTCTATTTATACTTGGCAAATTATGACAGATGTTTGGGGAGATATTCCTTACACTGAAGCAATTAAAGGAGATGAAGGAATATATAGCCCAAAATTTGATGATGGAAAATCTATATATACAGATTTATTAGTAAGAATTAATAAGTTAAGTGCAGTAAACGTATCCGACTATTCAATTTCAAAAAATAGTAGTGATTTTATTTTTGATGGAGATTTTGGTCAATGGAAATTATTTGTAAATTCATTAAAACTAAAATTAATGATGAGAACTTCTGAAACAGACTTATATAACAATGCAGATATGGTTAATTTTGTAGCTTCTAATTCATTTTTAGAAGAAAGCGCAAAAATATCTGGAGACGTTTGGAGCGATGGTCAGGAAGGTAAACGCCACCCAATGAGAGAGTTTGAAGAAGGTGAAGCTGCTTACGTTTCTAAGGCAACAATTGCATGTAGAACATTTACCGATTATTTATCATCAAAAAATGATGAAAGAGAAAAAACGTTATTTACAGATGTTGATGGTGCTTACGTAGGAGCATATTTTGGTGACTTTAATTCAAAAAAAGACTCAAATTCAAATGGAACAGATGATGATAAAGAAGAATATAGTATCCCTAAATTTGAGGCAGATACAGATATTATTCTTTTATCAAACTGGGAAGTTAGCTTTTTTATAGCAGAAATTAATGCAAGAAATAGTAACGAGGCAGCAGCCAAACTTAGTTATGAAAAAGGTGTGCAACAATCTTATACTCAACACAAAATAACAACACCAGTACCAACTGACTTAGATTGGAAAACTGGTAAAACTATTGAAGAAAATATAGAGCAAATAGCAATGCAAAAATGGGTTGCCAATGCTAAATACCAACATATTGAATCTTTTCTTGAAAGAAATAGAACTAGATATCCTGCATTAGATAAAGTAGATATAAAAGCAGATAGAAATGCAGTAAACATTGCATTTCCTATAGGAAAACTAACACTATCCGTAGCTGGTAGAGTTTTATTAAATGATAAATTGCCAGAATCGGCTACATACCCTGCAAGTATACTTACCAGAAATGTAAATGCACCATCTCAAAAAGCGAATATGGCTGAAAAAGTTTGGTGGAACAAAAAATCTAATGATTAA